The Bacteroidota bacterium genome contains the following window.
CAGTACCTTCAAACGACCAAAAAAGTGTAAATCAGCATTTTGGAAGGTCAAAAGGATTTTTAATTATCACAGTTCAAGAATCTGAAATCACCGACATTGAGTATCGCGAGAATACTTTTACCGGACATGCAACAAATAATCACAATCATTCGCCTAATCATAGTCATAGTGGCATTATGAACGCATTGTCAGATTGTACAGTAATAATTGCCGGAGGGATGGGTCAGCGTTTGTACGAAGAATTTCAGAGCACTGGAAAAGAGGTTTTTGTTACAAAGCATAAAGTTGCAAGTCAAGCAATTGCAGCATATATTAACAATAGTCTGGACAACAACAAGAACCAATGTTGTCAGCATTGATTTTAAAAAAATATTGGATTATTTTTTAATAATTTCCATAAAATAGCGAAAACCTATTCTATAGTCTGAACCTTCGAATTCTTCAAATTCGTCTTGTGCATCAATTCTAACGTCGAATCCGGTAGAATAAAAACAGCCACCTTTGGTTCTTCCTTTTTCATCGAGCATTTCGGCAACATTACCACTCATATTAAAAAGTCCGAAAGAGTTCGATCCGAATGATCTGACTGGATATGCAAGATCTACTAATTCGTTTTTATTTGAAGAAAATTTCTTTTGAATAATAAGATATTCTCCTGTTGTGAAGTCTCTATGGATAACTTCGTCGCCAATTACAAAATAATTACACATTAGTTCGCCCGAAGAGTTTCGCAAAGAATATGTACCCCAAGGGAAAATAGCTTTTTTATTGTTTCCTCGTGCAGCAATTACCCACTCGTTTTGGGTAGGTAAACGAAATCTTACTTGTTTGAATTTTCTTTTTTCAGCTGAATTATATTTTTCAGTAAGCCAATTACAAAATAGTTTTGCTCCTGATTGAGAAATATTTACAATCGGATATTGCATGAAAAATTGGTGAGAGTGATAGTTTTTTACATAAGGAGCATACTCTTCGCTAAAATTTAACCAATTTGAAGAATCAACTTTTGCGATACCATATTCATCGTATAGTTTTTGTTTCTTTAAATCATTCAAAAATATTGAGTATAATTCATTGGTTGTTTCAAACTTTGAAGCATACAGCTTATTTGAAATTTTAACCAAGGGCTTCTCAAATTTTTTTAAAGGAAAAACACTCTGAATTTGATAATCAGAATTTATAAACATAAAAAATGTTAATACTAAAATTAAATTTTTCAAAAAAGCATTATTTAATATCCTCATATTCAGCACATTAAAAACATTACATTTGAACTATTACAAATTTCCTCAAAAAAAATAAAATTACATTTTATTAATTTGATTTCCAAACTATAACTATAATAATTGTTTTGAAACAAAATTTTAGAGAATTTAACATATATGTAAAGCAATGAAAAGCATGAATTAATAGATTGTTAAAAAAATATTGCTTAGTTTGCATTTTCATTGAATAGAGCTGAAAATAAAGAAATTAGAATTTTAACATAGTAAATATGAACAATACAAAATCATTCAGGATTGTTTTTATGGGAACACCTGACTTTGCTGTCGAATCATTAAAAAGTTTGATTGATTTCGGTTTCAACATTGTAGGAGTTGTGTCGAATGTTGACAAACCATCCGGAAGAGGTCAAAAAACTCGTAGATCGGCAGTGTCAGAATTTGCAATTGCCAATGAATTAAAGCTTTTTCAGCCACCAAATTTAAAAGATGAACAATTTATAAAACAATTATCAAATTTAGAGGCAGATTTGTTTGTGGTTATTGCCTTCAGGATGCTACCTGCCGTAGTTTGGAAGATTCCAAAATCGGGGACAATTAATCTTCACGCCTCTCTCCTACCTAATTATCGTGGCGCTGCTCCAATTAATTGGGCAATTATTAATGGCGAAAAAGAAACCGGAATTACTACTTTTTTTATAAATGAAGAAATCGACAAAGGAAGCATCATTTTTCAAGAAAAAATTACAATCGAACCGGCAGATAATGCCGGAACATTGCACGATAAACTTATGATTTCTGGTGCTGAGCTGATACGAAAAACTGTTGATAGTATTTACGAAAATTCAAACCCAAATATTCATCAATCGAAACTTACTGATGGTAATAAAACCTTGAAAGCAGCACCAAAAATTTTCAAAGAAGACTGCAAAATAAATTGGGAAGCAGATATTTATTTAATTCAAAATTTTATTCGTGGTTTGTGTCCTTTTCCTGCGGCTTGGACTGAGGTCATTGACCAAAACAAGCTAATATTCTCTCTAAAGATTTTTGTTTCTGAAATGATTGTAGAAAAACATGAATATATGAATAAAACTACTATTTCTGATGGTAAAAAATATTTAAAAATTGCCGTAAATAGAGGTTTTATTTCTATAATTGAATTACAAATTGCAGGAAAAAAGAGGATGAAAATCGAGGATTTTCTGAGAGGATTTAAAAAAGAAATTAAAATATTATAAACTCAACTTTCTGAGCACTTGTAACATTTTGATAATCAGCTATATTAATTTTTGATACATTTAACAATAAGAGAGTTGCGAATTCCATTTTTCATCTATACTCAGAACAACTGACCCAAATCTAATTTCGTAATTTCAATTAGTCAATGGATTTTTCTAATAAGTTTGAACAAACTACAGAAGCCATAAAATCAGATATAGAACATTTGTGAAAAATTGGTAGATTCAATATATTTTTCAAATTTTAATTACTTCCATATAAAGCAGAAATTCCCTCAAATAAAATTCATGCTAAGATAAGTTATAGAATTTCTATAATAGAAATACATTTTTCCTTTCAAGGCAAATTACATTTGTAAGATATTTACAAACATAAACCAACATCTGTAAACTATAATTAAATTCACTTATGTAAATTTTGAGAAGGTTACAATTGTAAACTAAGCAATAATTTACATATCTGAATTTTGAAATAAATCTTATAATATACAACCAACCAGACATTAAAATATTATCATTTAAATAAATATATTAATGAATGTTGAACTTATGTAATAAACAGCTTTAAATGTGTAAATAATGAACAATAATATTAATATAATCTATTTATATTCAGCATTATAAATATAATAAGTTAAATTAAATGTTTAATTCGGCTAATATTATACAAAAAATTGCCTCATAAACATATGTAATAATTATACATTTTAATTTATATATTTATAATTCAACAAAATAGCTTACCTAATAAGTTTTATAATTACATAAACTAATGAAATTTTCCTATGCCCTACTCAGCTATATTTTTTAATTAGGATAATTATTGATTATTTGCGAATTACATATGTAAACTTAAAAGTATTTAATATTAGTTACATTTGTAAGCAAAACATATGTTACATTTGTAAGCAAAAATTTTATGCTATGAAAAGCAGAATTGAAAGGTTTATTAGAGAAAATAACATTACTTCGGCAAAGTTAGCCGACTCAATAAATGTAAATAGGGCAAGTATTTCTCATATCCTATCGGGGAGAAATTTGCCCAGTTTCGATTTTATATCAAAATTTCTTAAACGCTATAATGAAATTGATGCTAATTGGCTAATGATAGGCAAAGGTGAAATGTACAAAAACCAAATCTCGAATACAATTCCATTTAGAAACATTGACGAACTTGATAAATCTGTAGAGGCTAAGCAAAAGTTGAATTTGACTAAGCCCACTCCTATTGTTGAAAATGAGTTAATTAGCAATGAAACTATCGATACTAAAAAGCAAACTAAAGTTGAAAAAGTTTTGATTTTCTATTCTGATAATAGAATTGAGGAGTTTAACTCTTTAAGCTGATTACACGTTTTTGAGCATTACATCAAGCAAAAAAAAGGGGAAATAAGCATAAATGCCCATTTCCCCTCAATTTGTTTGGCTTGCTTTTGATTATTTCAAAGCCTCTAATTTAGCCTTCATTTCTTTAGATTTTTCATACATACTCAATCGGGCATATACTTCAACTAAACTTACGATTGTATTATAATCTTCCGAGTCTATTTCGTGAGCTTTTTCGAAATATGGTTGTGATTTTGCAAAAAATGCTTTTGCATCAGCTTTTGCTTTATCATATTTTTTCTGTTGGTCTGGCGGAATATCATTCAAAGTATTGAAAAGATTCACAGCATCATTGTAATAAATAGCACCAAGATTGTAATGTGAACTTAAATCATTAGGATTGATTTCAATTGCGTTTGAATATGACATTATTGCACTATCGACATACCCCTTCTTTTCGTAAGTAGCTCCCAAACTGTAAAGATAACTTGAATTGTTTGGTGTTCTTGCAATGGCAATTTTTAGGTAATTCAAAGCATCATCGGTTTTTTTAGCATCAATAAAGTAATTAATAAGCTCTACCACAAGATGTTCGCTTGCATCCGGATAAGTTTCTATTCCTTTGTTCAAATACTCCAGATACTTTGCAGTGTCGCCAAGGTTTTTATAATTATTTGCATATGATTTATATATATTTGCTTTATCAAAGTCTGCTTTCCCGTATTCCAATTTTATTGACTGTGCAAAATACTCATTCGATGTTTCATAGTCTTTAACTTTTTGTGCAGCGAGAGCAGTATAATAGAATATTGTTGTATCCATTTTACCAGTTGCTGAAGATAAAAATAGTGATGTTTCGAAAGATTTAACTGCTTTATCATTTTCTTTTGGGTCTGCACTTTGAAATTCAGCTACTCCTTTGTTTACATACGAATTAGCGAGATTTGGGAAACGATTCATAAATATATCTGCAAATATTTGTGGATTGTCATATTTGGTTTTTCTGTTGTTTAGAAGCATACCGAATGCCTTCATATCGGTTTCGTTATTTACGATATCTAATGTATGCCATTTTGGATCTTTAAAATTCAAAACCATAGCTTTAATGTAAGAATCAAAAGCAAAATCTAATGGATTCTCTGATAGACTACAGAATTTTTCATTTTTCTTGTACATACAGCTATCGCTAATTGCTTGATAAACATTTCCGCAATACCACCAGGTTTTAGCTTTATTAATAGTTTTTGGGTGCACAATTGCTTTGTCAATTGCTTCCTTTGCTTTTTCCACTTGACCATACTTTAAGTAGTTGTATGCACTTACTACCTTTGGATTTTGTGCAGAAACAATACTTGTTGTTAAAGCAATAATCATAAATAATACGAGCTTTTTCATAAAAAACATTTTAATAATTAGAAATAAGTTTTTTGATTTATTTTTAGTTTGACTTATTAAAGTTATTCATCGCTTGATTCGGAAGTGAGATTTTCGTTTTCTAAAGATGAGCTATCAATGTTACTTTCAGTAGATGCATCTTCAGATAATGAAATGTCGCTATCAACTTCCTGATTTTCAACAATTGTATTTTCAACTACAGCAACAGCAGCAATAGAATCGCCTTCTCGTAAATTTATGAGTTTCACTCCTTGCGTTGCTCTACCCATAACTCTCAGATTGTCAATAGAAAGCCGAATAGTTATTCCCGATTTATTTATGATCATCAGGTCGTTTTTATCGGAGACACCTTTTATTGCAATCAGATTTCCGGTTTTTTCTGTAACATTAATAGTTTTTACTCCTTTTCCACCTCTATTTGTGATTCTATAATCACTTATTTTCGAGCGTTTTCCGAAGCCATTTTCTGAAACTACCAAAACACCTTGATCTGCATCGATATCGGCACAAACCATTCCAATTACTTCATCTGTTTCGCCTGCAAGTGTTATTCCTTTTACTCCTTGTGAATTTCTACCAATTGCTCTCACTATACTTTCGTTGAAGCGAATTGCCCTTCCGGATTTTATTGCCAACATTATTTCTTGATTCGAATTGGTAAGTTTGGCTTCAATCAATCGGTCGTTGTCTTTAATGTTTATTGCAATAATTCCGTTTTGACGTGGACGGGAATATGCTTCAAGTGTGGTCTTTTTAATTACTCCTTTTTTGGTACAAAGAACAATATTGTTGTTGTTGATATATTCTGTGTCGTTAAGATTTTTTACATTAATAAATGTCCTGACTGTGTCGTCGCTGCTAATATTTAAAATATTCTGAATAGCTCGCCCTTTAGAGGTTTTAGTACCTTCCGGAATTTCGTAAACCTTAAGCCAAAAACATTTTCCGCTATCAGTAAAAAACAGAATTGTGTTATGATTTGTGGCAATAAACATATTTTCCAAAAAGTCTTCGCCACGAGTATTACTTGCTTTTGCTCCAACTCCACCTCGGTTTTGTGTTCTGAATTCTGATAATAATGTACGTTTTATGTATCCCATATGAGAAATTGTAACAACCATTTCGTCATCAGAATAATAGTCCTCAGGATTAATATCCTCAGATGCATAAATTATTTCAGTCCTTCTTTTGTCATTATATTTTTCCTTAATTTCAAGAAGTTCTGTTTTGATAATGTTCATTTGTATAGACTCATCTGCCAAAATTTCTTTCAATCCGGCAATCAATTTCATTATCTCATCGTATTCTTGTTTAATTTTATCTCTTTCTAAACCTGTGAGTTTTTGTAGTCTCAAATCAAGAATGGCACGAGCCTGAGCTTCTGTCAATTCAAAATTGTTCATCAAGCCAATTCGTGCTTCTTCAGGTGTTTTCGATGAGCGAATCAAATTAATTACAGCATCAAGATTATCAAGAGCAATAAGAAGTCCTTCGAGAATATGTGCCTTTTTTTCGGCAGCATCTAATTCAAATTGAGTTCTTCGTACAATTACTTCGTGCCTATGATTTACAAAATGTGTAATTATTTCTTTCAGATTCAGTAATTTAGGTCTTCCGTTAACTAAGGCTATATTGTTTACACTGAAAGATGTTTGAAGTTGAGTATATTTGAAAAGTTTTGCTAAAACAACGTTTGAAATAGCATCTTTTTTCAAATCAATAATGATTCTCATTCCTTTTCTATCCGATTCATCGTTTGCATATGAGATACCATCAATTTTTTTCTCATTGACTAATTCGCCAATTTTTTTAATTAATTCAGCCTTGTTGACCAGATATGGAATTTCAGTTACAACTATTCTCTCTCTCCCCAACTTTGTTATTTCAATTTCTGTTTTCGATCGTAGAACAATTCTTCCTCGTCCGGTGTGATATGCGTCTATAACACCTTGATAACCATAAATAGTACCACCTGTTGGAAAATCGGGAGCTACAATTTTTTCAATCAAGCTATCTATATCTATATCTCTGTTATCAATATATGTAACAATAGCATCTATAGCATTTCCAATATTATGTGGTGGAAGATTTGTTGCCATTCCTACTGCAATTCCTGATGCACCATTTATTAAAAGTGTTGGAACTTTTGTAGGCAAAACAGTTGGCTCTTCCATCGAATCATCGAAATTTAGTCGAAAATCAACTGTGTTTTTATCAAGATCGACTAATGTATCTTCAGCAATTTTTTGTAGTCGGGCTTCTGTATATCTCATTGCAGCCGGACTATCGTTGTCTATTGAACCAAAATTTCCTTGCCCGTCAACCAATGGATATCTCAACGACCATGTTTGAGCCATACGAACCATTGCTTCATATACGGATGAATCGCCGTGTGGGTGATATTTTCCAAGAACCTCTCCAACTATTCTGGCTGATTTTTTATAAGGTTTATTCGCATATAAACTCAATTCGTTCATCCCAAACAAAACTCTTCTATGAACAGGTTTCATCCCATCTCGTACATCAGGCAATGCACGCGAAACTATAACAGACATTGAATAATCAATGTATGCTGTTTTCATTTCTTCCTCAATGTTTATCCTGACTATTCGTTCCTCTTCTTGCATAGTTTAACAATTATATAATTTTATGTAAATTGCTATGATTCATACTTTTACAAAACAACATTATTTCAATTTACTAAAATGCAAAAGTAATTAAATATCAGTAAGAATTACTTGTATTTTTACATTTTTTTTTACGATGCTTTTTAGTATTTCTATTTCGTAATTTCCGTTTGCAGAATTTCTTATTTTTTAATAGATAAAACTATATTTTGCTTTTAATCATATATTAGGGCTAAATCTTTTTTTGAGGTGCTGGAGAGAAATGTTTTGGTGATAGCTATCTGTACGCTAAAATGCAAAATTGCATTATCATAGGCAGTTCTTCGAAAACCTTAGGAAACAAACTCTTCAAAAGTTTCATGAAAATAGCCTTTTTTGCCATCTAAAGGTAAATTGAATTTGTAAAAGGCTAAAAGTCCGATTTGCATTTTTACATGTTATTACGTACTGAATATTAACAATTTAGATTAATTTTATTTTCTTTCTCTTGATAAAAAGAAACAAAAATCAAGACAAAAGTAAATGATAGGACAATAAACTGAACATGATATTTCATAATTATAGGATGAAAGTTATTTTCCAGCACCTCAAAAAAAGATTTAGCCAATTTTTAACTAAAAATCTAACTACTGAAAAAAACTTGTATTTTTGCACAGAATATTTAATATGAAATAGAGTTTCATAGTAAATTTATAATGAAAGTAAGGTATTATTAATTATATTTATATGGATGCAAAATTCTCACCTAAGGTTAAAAAAATTTTAGGATTTAGCAAGGAGGAGGCAATTAGGTTAGGAACCGATTTTATTGGCACAGAGCATCTTTTTCTGGGTATTCTAAGAGAAGGAAAAGGACTTGCAATTGAAATAATGGAATATTTAGGTACTGACATTAAGAAAGTTAGAAGAGAAATAGAAAAAAATATCAGGAGGAAGGATGTTGTAATTAGCGAAAATAGAGATAATATTCCTTTGAAAAAATCAGCCGAGAGAGTATTGAAAATAGTTTATTTAGAAGCAAGAAGATTGAATCAGTCAGAAATCAATTCGGCACACATATTATTAGCAATTATTAGAAACGAAAACGAAATGGTAACAGAAATATTAAGCAAAAACAAATTGAATTACGATGCTGTGAAAGATTTTATGTCTAATCCTCAGGCTTCGTCGAATATTGAAGACGACAGCCCAGAGAGAAAAGACAAAGAGGGAAGCGACGATTCTAAAAAACAAAAATCACAAAACAAAGCAGAAACTCCGGTCTTAGACAATTTTGGAATAGATATTACACAGGCCGCCATCGAAAACAGATTAGATCCTATAGTAGGCAGAGATATTGAAATTGAACGTTTAGCTCAGATTTTATGTCGAAGAAAAAAGAATAATCCTGTTTTGATAGGCGAACCGGGAGTTGGAAAATCGGCGATAGCCGAAGGATTAGCAATTCGAATTATTAAGAAAAAAGTTTCAAGAATTTTGTTCGGGAAACGTGTGATTACATTAGATTTGGCATCGATAGTAGCAGGGACAAAATATCGCGGACAATTCGAAGAACGTATGAAAGCCATCTTAAATGAATTGTCTAAAACTTCGAATATTATTTTATTCATTGACGAAATTCACACAATAGTTGGAGCCGGTGGTGCTTCGGGTTCCCTTGATGCTGCAAATATGTTAAAACCAGCTCTGGCTCGTGGCGAAATTCAATGTATTGGAGCAACAACTTTAAATGAATACAGGCAATATATTGAGAAAGACGGAGCACTCGAAAGACGTTTCCAGAAAATAATTGTTGAACCTACCTCAAGAGACGAATCTATTGAAATTCTTCAAAATATTAAAGATAGATACGAAGATCATCACAATGTAATTTATACTGACGAGGCGCTAAAAGCCTGCGTTGACCTTACAATGAGATATGTGAGCGACCGTCATTTGCCCGATAAGGCAATTGATGCTTTAGACGAAGCCGGATCAAGGGTTCATATCACAAACGTAAATGTTCCAAAAAAACTTGAAGAATTAGAAAAACACATCGAGCAAGTTAAAATAGACAAAATTGCAGCAGTGAAAAAGCAAAATTTTGAGTTGGCTGCGAGTTTCCGCGATCAAGAAAAAGACAGCATTGCTGAACTTGACAGAGAAAAGGAAAATTGGAAAGAGGAATTGTCTAAAAATAAAGAGACCGTCGATGAAGAAAAAATTGCAGAAGTTATAGCAATGATGACTGGTGTTCCGGTTCAGAGAATTGCACAGGCCGAAGGTTCGCGACTTTTGAAAATGGATGATGAAATAAAATCAGAAGTAATTGGACAAAACGAAGCTATTAGTAAAATTACAAAAGCCATTCAGAGAAATCGTGCCGGATTGAAAGACCCAAATAAGCCTATTGGCACTTTCGTTTTTTTAGGACCAACCGGTGTAGGAAAAACCCATCTTGCCAAAATATTGTCGCAATATTTATTCGATTCTAAAGATTCTCTTATCAGAATTGATATGAGCGAATATATGGAAAAATTCTCGGTTTCACGTTTGGTTGGGGCTCCTCCGGGCTATATAGGATACGAAGAAGGAGGACAATTGACTGAGAAAATTCGTCGAAAACCATATTCAATTGTTTTGTTAGACGAAATTGAAAAAGCTCATCCCGATGTATTTCATCTCTTACTTCAAGTTCTCGACGAAGGTCAACTTACTGATAGCTTGGGTCGTAAAGTCGATTTCAAAAATACAATTATTATAATGACTTCAAATATTGGTTCACGAGAATTGAAAGATTTTGGACGAGGTGTTGGATATGCCTTCAAAACTGACGAACCTGATGATGTGCATGCGAAGAGTGTTATTCAAAAAGCATTGAAAAAAGCCTTTGCTCCTGAATTTCTAAATAGAATTGATGATGTAATTATTTTTAATTCGCTCGAAAGAAAACATATTCATCAAATTATTGATATTGAATTGAAGGGATTATTTGATAGAATAGAAATGCTGGGCTACAAAATGAAAATTTCGCCTGCTGCAAAAGATTTCCTTTCTGAAAAAGGTTATGATAGCAAATTTGGTGCTCGTCCGCTGAAAAGGGCAATACAAAAGCATATTGAAGATCCAATGGCTGAAATTATTATTCAGGCTCAATTGAAAGAAGGCGCAGCAATATCAGTTGGTTTCAGCAAAAAGAAAGAAGAACTTAAAATAAGAATTGTGAAATAAAACCTTATAAATTTGAAATTTGAGATGAGAGTTTAGCTCAGAATCTTTTTCACAGTTTCTATTCCTAAAATGTTTTTGATAACCAAAAAATAAAGTATGGAAAAGCAAATCGAAGTAAATGAAAAACTCGTTGCATACTGCGGGCTTTATTGTGCTGAATGCAAAAAACATAAAAAAGGTAGTTGCCCGGGCTGTCATGACAATGAAAAAGCATCCTGGTGTAAAGTCAGAAAATGTTGCATAGAAAACAACTATGAAAGTTGCGCAGACTGTAAACTTATGCCCATTGAAGAATGTAAATATTACAACAATTTTATGTCGAAAGTATTTGGGTATATTTTTAATTCTGATAGAAAAGCTTGCATCAACAGAATTAAAGAAATTGGACATGAAGGATTTGCAAATGAAATGACAGAGAAAAAACAAATGAGCATTAAACGTAAGTAAATGATTTTATTAGAAAACGCCATAGATTTCCTGATTTTTCATACTTAACAAAGCTTTATTAATTCAGCTATGGCAAAATTGTTTACAAGTATTTTAGACCTGACAACGGTCAGGAATTTCTCAAAAAGATTAGCACTAATTTTAAAGATAAATAAAACCCAAATTGAAAAAAATGAAACAATTATTTTTCGTAGCAATATTGCTAAGTATGCTTTGTATTTCTTGTTTTAAAGATTGTAAAAAAAATAATGAAGGCTCAGTTTTAATAAACAATGCAACAAAAGATTCGCTCCAAATAAGCATCAACAACGATACTCTGAATTATATTTTTATGGGCGGCTATAAAGATAAAACCGTTGATTTATTAGAAGGAACCCATGATATTAAAGTTAATCAAAAAAGCGGAATTGTTGGCAATCCTAATTTTTGGCATTTCATTATAGATTTAAACGAGTGCCAAACAAAAACCATTACTGTCGATTAAGATGTTGAAAACCAATCAGATAAACAATATTTAGTCTATTCAATATTAATTCTCAGTATAAAATAGATGAAACTCTCAGAAAACATTAAAAAATTATTAGATAAAATTGCAGAGATTTCAGGCTATATTTGGGAAAGATCATGGGCATAAAAAAATGCAGGAAACAATTTTCAACATCCCGGAGAGCAAACTTATTGATAATAAAAACTTTAATAAAATATATCCTTTTCTTGCAAACAATAATTTTTTAATTTCTGCTGCTAATTCCAGAATGTGAGATAGTACCAAATTGCCAAGAGAAAATATTTGTTTGTTGCAAATCGATGAATTTGGAAAAAGCTACAAAAGCTACAAACTATCTGATAATCAAGGCAACATCTCTCCTGCTTCTGAATTACCGACTCACTTGTCTATTCATAATATGCTTGCAAAGACTAACTCCAAAGAGAAAGTTGTAATACATGCTCATCCCAACGAGTTAATTGCGCTTACACAATCTGCTGATTTTCACGATGAAAAAAAATTAAATAATATCTTTTTAAATATTCATCCTGAGCAAACTATTTTGTAAAAAACGGTTTTGGTTTTGTTCCATATATGAGACCCGGAAGCGAAAAATTGGCTGAAAAAATAGCTAATCAATTATATTTTCACGATCTTGTATTCTAGGAAAAACATGCTTGTATTTCTGTTGGAGAAAATTTGGATGATTCCTTCGATCTTATTGATATAACAGCAAAGTTAGCGAAAATATTTCTTTTATATAGAAATTCCGAAATTGATAAAAAACTCTGAGTATAGTTTAAAAAAGTTGTAAATTTACTTTGGTCTCGGCTTAGAATTTTATCGTTACTTTTGTACAGTTAATTGCTTCGCAATGAAAAAATGTGCTTGATTCAAGCAGTCCAATTTAGAGCCACTTTATACAAAAAACTACAAAACTAAAATAGAATTAGTTACATAAATTTTTAAAATATTAATAATTGTTTCAATAATCAAATAGTATTAATATATTTGTAGAAATAATAAATTAAATTAAGAAGTATGAAAAGGTTTTTATTTTTTTCACTGATAGGTTTCTTTGCAATTGTATTGAACCAAAATGTACATTCCAATGTTTTGTGGACTAACGATTTCTCAAACAGTTCAGATTGGATAATTTCAAACGAAACAAACGACAATCAGAATTGGGTAATTACAAACAACAGCGCTGTTCCGAATATTACTCTTCCCTTCTATTCATCAACATATTCAAATGGTTTTGCTTTGTTCGATTCCGATGGTGTTGGATCCAATGGAGGTACTCAAGATGCAAGTATTACTATTTCCAATTCTATTGATTTCTCTGGCTATACGAATATAGTCTTATCTTGCGAACAAATTTTCAGAAGATATCAAGGTTTTGAAAGTACATATATAGGCATTAGTACAGACGGTATTAATTGGTCATACATTGAAGTAAACACAAATGTTGGAAATGGAGC
Protein-coding sequences here:
- a CDS encoding iron-molybdenum cofactor biosynthesis protein yields the protein MMKIAVPSNDQKSVNQHFGRSKGFLIITVQESEITDIEYRENTFTGHATNNHNHSPNHSHSGIMNALSDCTVIIAGGMGQRLYEEFQSTGKEVFVTKHKVASQAIAAYINNSLDNNKNQCCQH
- a CDS encoding SUMF1/EgtB/PvdO family nonheme iron enzyme, which codes for MKNLILVLTFFMFINSDYQIQSVFPLKKFEKPLVKISNKLYASKFETTNELYSIFLNDLKKQKLYDEYGIAKVDSSNWLNFSEEYAPYVKNYHSHQFFMQYPIVNISQSGAKLFCNWLTEKYNSAEKRKFKQVRFRLPTQNEWVIAARGNNKKAIFPWGTYSLRNSSGELMCNYFVIGDEVIHRDFTTGEYLIIQKKFSSNKNELVDLAYPVRSFGSNSFGLFNMSGNVAEMLDEKGRTKGGCFYSTGFDVRIDAQDEFEEFEGSDYRIGFRYFMEIIKK
- a CDS encoding methionyl-tRNA formyltransferase — encoded protein: MNNTKSFRIVFMGTPDFAVESLKSLIDFGFNIVGVVSNVDKPSGRGQKTRRSAVSEFAIANELKLFQPPNLKDEQFIKQLSNLEADLFVVIAFRMLPAVVWKIPKSGTINLHASLLPNYRGAAPINWAIINGEKETGITTFFINEEIDKGSIIFQEKITIEPADNAGTLHDKLMISGAELIRKTVDSIYENSNPNIHQSKLTDGNKTLKAAPKIFKEDCKINWEADIYLIQNFIRGLCPFPAAWTEVIDQNKLIFSLKIFVSEMIVEKHEYMNKTTISDGKKYLKIAVNRGFISIIELQIAGKKRMKIEDFLRGFKKEIKIL
- a CDS encoding helix-turn-helix transcriptional regulator, which produces MKSRIERFIRENNITSAKLADSINVNRASISHILSGRNLPSFDFISKFLKRYNEIDANWLMIGKGEMYKNQISNTIPFRNIDELDKSVEAKQKLNLTKPTPIVENELISNETIDTKKQTKVEKVLIFYSDNRIEEFNSLS
- a CDS encoding tetratricopeptide repeat protein — encoded protein: MKKLVLFMIIALTTSIVSAQNPKVVSAYNYLKYGQVEKAKEAIDKAIVHPKTINKAKTWWYCGNVYQAISDSCMYKKNEKFCSLSENPLDFAFDSYIKAMVLNFKDPKWHTLDIVNNETDMKAFGMLLNNRKTKYDNPQIFADIFMNRFPNLANSYVNKGVAEFQSADPKENDKAVKSFETSLFLSSATGKMDTTIFYYTALAAQKVKDYETSNEYFAQSIKLEYGKADFDKANIYKSYANNYKNLGDTAKYLEYLNKGIETYPDASEHLVVELINYFIDAKKTDDALNYLKIAIARTPNNSSYLYSLGATYEKKGYVDSAIMSYSNAIEINPNDLSSHYNLGAIYYNDAVNLFNTLNDIPPDQQKKYDKAKADAKAFFAKSQPYFEKAHEIDSEDYNTIVSLVEVYARLSMYEKSKEMKAKLEALK
- the gyrA gene encoding DNA gyrase subunit A — translated: MQEEERIVRINIEEEMKTAYIDYSMSVIVSRALPDVRDGMKPVHRRVLFGMNELSLYANKPYKKSARIVGEVLGKYHPHGDSSVYEAMVRMAQTWSLRYPLVDGQGNFGSIDNDSPAAMRYTEARLQKIAEDTLVDLDKNTVDFRLNFDDSMEEPTVLPTKVPTLLINGASGIAVGMATNLPPHNIGNAIDAIVTYIDNRDIDIDSLIEKIVAPDFPTGGTIYGYQGVIDAYHTGRGRIVLRSKTEIEITKLGRERIVVTEIPYLVNKAELIKKIGELVNEKKIDGISYANDESDRKGMRIIIDLKKDAISNVVLAKLFKYTQLQTSFSVNNIALVNGRPKLLNLKEIITHFVNHRHEVIVRRTQFELDAAEKKAHILEGLLIALDNLDAVINLIRSSKTPEEARIGLMNNFELTEAQARAILDLRLQKLTGLERDKIKQEYDEIMKLIAGLKEILADESIQMNIIKTELLEIKEKYNDKRRTEIIYASEDINPEDYYSDDEMVVTISHMGYIKRTLLSEFRTQNRGGVGAKASNTRGEDFLENMFIATNHNTILFFTDSGKCFWLKVYEIPEGTKTSKGRAIQNILNISSDDTVRTFINVKNLNDTEYINNNNIVLCTKKGVIKKTTLEAYSRPRQNGIIAINIKDNDRLIEAKLTNSNQEIMLAIKSGRAIRFNESIVRAIGRNSQGVKGITLAGETDEVIGMVCADIDADQGVLVVSENGFGKRSKISDYRITNRGGKGVKTINVTEKTGNLIAIKGVSDKNDLMIINKSGITIRLSIDNLRVMGRATQGVKLINLREGDSIAAVAVVENTIVENQEVDSDISLSEDASTESNIDSSSLENENLTSESSDE